The following proteins come from a genomic window of Streptomyces sp. NBC_00102:
- a CDS encoding secondary thiamine-phosphate synthase enzyme YjbQ, with the protein MPDSFTTHVLHLTTGSTETVTDLTHDCQQFLSRAAAGRDGLLNIFVPHATAGIAVLETGAGSDDDLLATLHTLLPADDRWQHRHGTPGHGRDHVLPALVPPHATLPVIAGRLELGTWQSVCLVDTNRDNANRQVRLSFLG; encoded by the coding sequence ATGCCTGATTCCTTCACCACGCACGTCCTGCACCTCACCACCGGGAGCACGGAGACGGTCACCGACCTCACCCACGACTGCCAGCAGTTCCTCTCCCGCGCCGCCGCCGGCCGCGACGGGCTGCTCAACATCTTCGTCCCCCACGCGACGGCCGGGATCGCCGTACTGGAGACCGGGGCCGGCAGCGACGACGACCTGCTGGCCACCCTGCACACCCTGCTCCCCGCCGACGACCGCTGGCAGCACCGCCACGGCACCCCCGGCCACGGCCGCGACCACGTCCTCCCCGCCCTCGTCCCGCCCCACGCGACCCTGCCGGTGATCGCGGGCCGCCTGGAGCTCGGCACCTGGCAGTCGGTGTGCCTGGTGGACACGAATCGCGACAACGCGAACCGGCAGGTGCGTCTGTCATTCCTCGGGTAG